One window of Vibrio sinaloensis genomic DNA carries:
- a CDS encoding class I SAM-dependent methyltransferase, with translation MSDSSSIYHCHATRLAEQYNQLDFPSAHDSWKAHWPMKGDRVLDIGAGSGRDAKWMAEQGCEVFAVEPAEAMRHLGRENTKDRVSWLNDTLPSLNRVVSLGLRFDVILVSAVWMHIPPSSRQRAFRKLSNLLKTNGRLIITLRHGEFEDGRQAYPVSVEEIQQLAKNSALLVNHISQSDDSLKRDGVSWQTMVMSLPDDGSGDLNKIRHIIVNDRKSATYKLALLRTLLRIADAHPGAVIDRSDARVAIPLGLVGLYWVRQFKRLIDKEQIQQNSNPSRGLSFIKPDGWGQMSHLAPEDLSIGSLFFAEEAQALQRTLRDAISTITQNPVKFTYIGSKENRVFTVSRKAKRMQPTVQLDMAFLSSFGEFVLDESLWECMRLYHSWIEPLVVNQWVLEMQSYVLNQQRNLSLQTYHNSLAWIDREHDTRPIRQRIDSLLANDHHLHSVWSGAKLSKNIHVDHCLPFTYWPNNDYWNLLPTTQKENLQKSSRVPSSRKLTSSKQRIVEWWKLAWLSEPEYKQRFFTQAAFSLPNISRHTEDCEEVFEAMGFQVRGLKSRLLINEWE, from the coding sequence ATGTCCGACTCTTCTTCCATCTACCACTGTCACGCTACACGCTTAGCCGAACAGTACAATCAATTGGACTTTCCATCCGCTCATGACAGTTGGAAGGCGCATTGGCCGATGAAAGGGGATAGAGTTCTCGATATCGGCGCTGGCTCGGGCAGAGATGCAAAGTGGATGGCTGAGCAAGGCTGCGAGGTTTTTGCGGTAGAGCCCGCCGAAGCTATGCGTCATTTGGGCCGAGAAAACACCAAAGACAGAGTGAGTTGGCTTAATGATACGCTCCCGTCACTCAATCGGGTTGTCTCACTTGGGCTCAGATTCGATGTTATTCTTGTCAGCGCTGTTTGGATGCACATTCCCCCAAGTTCACGTCAACGGGCTTTTCGAAAACTATCTAATCTACTCAAAACTAATGGGCGTCTTATCATCACCTTGCGCCATGGAGAGTTTGAAGATGGCCGACAGGCGTATCCTGTATCGGTTGAAGAAATTCAGCAACTGGCTAAAAATAGCGCGTTGCTGGTCAACCATATCTCTCAGAGTGACGATAGCCTAAAAAGGGATGGGGTCAGTTGGCAGACAATGGTCATGAGCTTGCCTGATGATGGCTCCGGGGATCTCAATAAAATCCGACATATCATCGTGAATGATCGTAAATCGGCGACCTACAAATTAGCACTGTTAAGGACTTTGTTGCGGATCGCGGATGCGCACCCAGGCGCGGTGATAGACAGAAGTGATGCTCGAGTCGCGATACCACTTGGTCTTGTGGGGTTGTATTGGGTTAGGCAATTCAAACGTTTGATAGATAAAGAGCAGATTCAGCAAAACTCCAATCCGTCGCGGGGGTTGAGCTTTATCAAGCCTGATGGCTGGGGGCAGATGAGTCATTTAGCACCAGAAGATCTGTCTATTGGCAGTCTGTTTTTTGCTGAGGAGGCTCAAGCGCTGCAACGTACACTGCGCGATGCTATCAGTACCATTACTCAAAATCCGGTCAAGTTTACTTATATCGGTAGCAAAGAGAATCGAGTCTTTACGGTTTCTCGCAAAGCGAAAAGAATGCAGCCTACGGTGCAACTGGATATGGCATTTCTGTCCAGTTTTGGTGAGTTCGTGCTTGATGAAAGTCTTTGGGAGTGCATGCGATTGTATCACTCATGGATTGAGCCACTGGTTGTCAATCAGTGGGTGCTTGAGATGCAGAGTTATGTGCTCAATCAGCAAAGAAACCTGTCACTTCAAACCTATCACAACAGCCTCGCTTGGATAGATAGAGAGCATGATACTCGTCCTATTAGGCAGCGTATCGATAGCTTATTGGCAAACGATCATCACTTACACAGTGTTTGGAGTGGAGCAAAACTCAGCAAAAACATCCATGTCGATCACTGTTTGCCCTTCACCTACTGGCCAAACAATGACTATTGGAACTTATTGCCAACGACTCAAAAAGAAAATCTGCAAAAGAGTAGCCGAGTCCCTTCTTCTAGAAAGCTAACGAGTTCGAAACAGCGTATTGTTGAGTGGTGGAAACTGGCGTGGTTGAGTGAGCCAGAGTATAAACAACGATTTTTCACACAAGCTGCGTTCTCACTTCCCAACATCTCTCGCCACACTGAAGATTGCGAAGAAGTGTTTGAAGCAATGGGGTTCCAAGTCAGGGGCCTAAAAAGCCGTTTGCTGATCAATGAATGGGAATAG
- a CDS encoding BCCT family transporter: protein MENALKKYSIETTDYQVGQDNVQKWGFDIHNPVFGISAGLVILCLLSLLVVDPATARDALNGLRNSIIADFDLFFMWSTNFFILFAIGLLLSPLGKIRIGGKEAKAEHSTLSWLSMLFAAGMGIGLLFWSVAEPTAYFTDWWGMPLNAEPYSAEAKSLAMGATMFHWGIHGWAIYAIVALSLAFFAFNKGLPLSLRSAFYPLFGDRAWGWLGHVIDILAVLSTLFGLATSLGLGAQQATSGINHVFGLDGGIGMQMVVITFVTLIAVLSVIRGIDGGVKLLSNVNMVIAFALLAFVILINFDIAFTSIWDSTLAYVQNILPLSNPHGREDTAWMHGWTVFYWAWWVSWSPFVGMFIARVSKGRTVREFIFAVIVIPTVVTLIWMSVFGGIALDQVVNKVGELGANGLTDISLTLFHVYDALPYSSIISVLSIGLILVFFITSSDSGSLVIDSITAGGKIDAPVPQRIFWACIEGSIAAVMLWIGGKEALQALQSGVVATGLPFTLVLLVMCVSLIKGLRSELPAYQSTTSQSVATS from the coding sequence ATGGAAAATGCATTAAAAAAATATAGTATCGAAACGACTGATTATCAGGTTGGCCAAGACAACGTGCAGAAGTGGGGTTTCGATATCCACAATCCAGTGTTTGGGATTAGTGCTGGTCTTGTGATTCTTTGTCTTCTTTCTCTTCTTGTTGTCGATCCCGCTACCGCTCGCGACGCGCTAAACGGGCTCCGAAATAGCATCATCGCTGACTTTGACCTCTTCTTCATGTGGTCGACAAACTTTTTCATTCTTTTTGCGATTGGCTTGCTGCTATCTCCGCTGGGGAAAATTCGTATTGGTGGTAAAGAGGCCAAAGCGGAGCACTCGACCCTCTCATGGCTGTCTATGCTGTTTGCCGCTGGTATGGGTATTGGCCTGCTGTTTTGGAGTGTCGCCGAACCGACCGCCTACTTTACTGACTGGTGGGGTATGCCTCTTAATGCCGAACCTTATAGTGCAGAGGCCAAGTCCTTGGCCATGGGTGCGACCATGTTCCATTGGGGTATCCACGGCTGGGCGATTTATGCCATTGTTGCTCTATCTCTTGCGTTCTTTGCCTTTAATAAGGGTTTGCCGCTTTCGCTGCGTTCAGCGTTTTATCCTCTGTTTGGTGACCGTGCCTGGGGATGGCTTGGCCACGTGATTGATATTTTGGCGGTGCTATCGACCTTATTTGGTTTGGCCACCTCACTTGGCCTAGGTGCTCAACAAGCCACCAGCGGGATCAACCACGTGTTTGGTCTAGACGGCGGCATCGGTATGCAGATGGTGGTTATTACTTTTGTTACCTTGATTGCCGTACTGTCGGTGATCCGTGGTATTGATGGTGGCGTTAAGCTCCTGAGTAACGTCAACATGGTGATTGCATTTGCGCTGCTGGCGTTTGTCATTCTGATCAATTTCGACATCGCGTTTACCTCTATTTGGGATAGCACGCTGGCCTATGTGCAAAACATTTTGCCTCTGAGTAACCCTCATGGCCGTGAAGATACGGCGTGGATGCATGGCTGGACAGTGTTCTACTGGGCTTGGTGGGTCTCTTGGTCGCCATTTGTTGGTATGTTCATCGCGCGTGTTTCCAAAGGTCGCACCGTACGAGAGTTTATTTTTGCGGTGATTGTGATTCCAACAGTCGTTACCCTGATTTGGATGTCTGTGTTCGGTGGTATCGCCCTTGATCAAGTGGTAAACAAAGTAGGCGAGCTCGGCGCCAATGGCCTGACCGACATCTCGCTCACGCTATTCCACGTTTACGATGCGCTGCCGTACAGCTCAATTATTTCAGTACTGTCTATTGGTTTGATTTTGGTGTTTTTCATCACCTCATCGGATTCAGGTTCACTGGTCATCGACAGTATTACCGCTGGCGGTAAGATTGATGCGCCCGTACCACAACGTATTTTCTGGGCATGTATCGAGGGCTCTATCGCCGCAGTAATGCTGTGGATTGGTGGTAAAGAAGCACTGCAAGCATTGCAGTCGGGTGTGGTCGCCACAGGTCTACCGTTTACCTTAGTGCTACTGGTGATGTGTGTGAGCTTGATTAAAGGTCTGCGCTCAGAGCTGCCAGCCTATCAAAGCACGACAAGCCAAAGCGTTGCGACTAGTTAG
- a CDS encoding VOC family protein, which produces MTQRNPIQVVALDHVVVRTTQLDAMLHFYRDILGCPIEREKEDIGLVQCRAGSALIDIVPVDSELGKLGGKAPQQDGRNVDHFCLQIEDFDEHELLDYLKQHNVTTSEFAKRYGAQGFGRSVYLEDPEGNVVELKPHVRFER; this is translated from the coding sequence ATGACTCAGCGAAATCCTATTCAAGTGGTAGCACTTGACCATGTCGTGGTTCGCACCACTCAACTTGACGCCATGCTGCATTTCTATCGCGATATTCTTGGCTGCCCTATTGAGCGTGAAAAAGAAGACATTGGCTTGGTTCAATGCCGCGCAGGCAGCGCGTTGATTGATATTGTTCCGGTAGACAGTGAATTGGGCAAACTTGGTGGTAAAGCGCCCCAACAGGATGGGCGCAATGTCGATCATTTCTGTTTGCAGATTGAAGACTTTGACGAACACGAGCTGCTTGATTACCTCAAGCAACATAATGTGACCACTTCAGAGTTTGCCAAACGTTACGGCGCGCAAGGCTTTGGTCGCTCTGTCTACTTAGAAGACCCCGAAGGCAACGTGGTCGAACTCAAACCACACGTCAGATTCGAGCGCTAG
- the lhgO gene encoding L-2-hydroxyglutarate oxidase yields the protein MNNMYDYIIVGGGIVGISTAWQLKVRQPQASVLVVEKEPQLAAHQTGHNSGVIHAGVYYAPGSLKAEFCRQGAQATMAFCQQHNIALDNCGKLLVATTPLELERMEALYQRCKANGLEVERLDQNQLKQREPNVVGLGALFVSTTSIVDYRQVTQAMAQEYQTAGGELALSCQVTAITERRDWVEVTVNGAQGVRRYRSRFLITCSGLMADRMVKMMGLECNFQIIPYRGEYYRLPSKYNQIVNHLIYPIPDPDLPFLGVHLTKMIDGSVTVGPNAVQGFKREGYGRLNLNWRDVWEMLTFSGFWKVTAKHFKTGLSETKDSWWKAGYLKRVNKYCPMIKLEDLQPYPAGIRAQAVLRDGTLVHDFLFAQSRRSLHVCNAPSPAATSAIPIGGYICDKVANKHGELAKSK from the coding sequence TTGAACAATATGTACGATTACATCATCGTGGGTGGGGGAATTGTCGGGATCTCCACGGCATGGCAACTTAAAGTGCGTCAGCCGCAGGCATCCGTATTGGTGGTTGAAAAAGAGCCTCAGCTTGCGGCTCATCAAACCGGACATAACAGTGGCGTTATTCATGCCGGGGTTTATTATGCGCCCGGCAGCCTAAAAGCCGAGTTTTGCCGACAGGGCGCCCAGGCGACGATGGCGTTTTGTCAGCAGCATAATATTGCGCTGGATAACTGTGGCAAGTTGCTGGTCGCCACCACACCTTTAGAGCTCGAGCGGATGGAGGCACTATATCAGCGCTGTAAGGCCAATGGTCTAGAGGTCGAGCGGTTAGACCAAAACCAGCTTAAGCAGCGTGAGCCGAATGTGGTGGGGCTTGGTGCGCTGTTTGTGTCGACCACCAGTATCGTAGACTACCGTCAAGTGACCCAAGCAATGGCGCAAGAATACCAAACGGCAGGCGGTGAGCTGGCGCTATCTTGTCAAGTGACGGCGATAACTGAACGGCGCGATTGGGTAGAGGTGACTGTCAATGGAGCGCAGGGTGTCAGGCGCTATCGGTCGCGGTTTCTGATCACCTGCTCTGGGTTGATGGCCGATCGCATGGTCAAGATGATGGGGCTCGAGTGTAATTTTCAAATCATTCCTTACCGCGGTGAGTACTATCGCTTGCCCAGTAAGTACAATCAGATTGTTAATCACCTCATCTATCCCATCCCAGACCCGGATTTACCTTTTTTGGGTGTGCATTTAACCAAGATGATCGATGGTTCGGTAACGGTCGGCCCGAATGCGGTGCAAGGGTTTAAGCGAGAAGGCTATGGGCGGCTGAACCTTAACTGGCGCGACGTGTGGGAGATGCTAACATTTAGTGGTTTTTGGAAAGTGACCGCTAAGCACTTTAAAACTGGATTGAGCGAGACGAAAGACTCTTGGTGGAAAGCTGGGTATTTAAAGCGGGTCAACAAGTATTGCCCAATGATAAAGCTTGAAGACTTACAACCTTATCCTGCCGGTATCCGCGCTCAGGCGGTGTTGCGTGATGGCACCTTAGTGCATGACTTTTTATTTGCTCAAAGCCGGCGTAGCCTCCACGTGTGCAATGCACCATCACCGGCAGCAACGTCAGCGATTCCTATCGGTGGCTACATCTGCGATAAAGTCGCCAATAAACACGGCGAGTTAGCGAAATCCAAATAG